The Alphaproteobacteria bacterium genome contains a region encoding:
- a CDS encoding DHA2 family efflux MFS transporter permease subunit yields the protein MAEAATLTAGAVPQPAPTDADAIDPRRLITFLFMVFGMFMAILDIQIVSASLTEIQAGLAASSNEISWVQTAYLIAEVVMIPLSGLLSRALGTRYLFTISAAGFTLASLMCGLSSSINEMIFWRAVQGFIGGGMIPTVFATAFTIFPRSKLGIISPLIGMVATLAPTVGPTIGGYLTDALSWHWLFFINIIPGIVVAAAAFLLIDFDKPDTRLFQNFDWVGLLSMAGFLGALEYVLEEGPRNDWFGDDSILLMAWVSGLSALLFFYRAFTARQPIVDLSAFTDRNFALGSLFSFVLGIGLYGLTLLYPLYLGQIRGYDALMIGETMFVSGLAMFLTAPFAGRMTGKVDPRFMLMAGFAFFALGTYWMTYLTRDWDFWELLWPQIFRGIGLMLAIVPINNVALGTLSPDRVKNASGLYNLMRNLGGAVGLAWIYTFLNNRTDLHIARLHENFTFARPMAVEALNNMAARLGQFGSDAQAMAVKQMTQVVHRQGAVMAYADVFLALTVLAVLAVLAVLVRKPAAVVGGGH from the coding sequence ATGGCCGAAGCCGCAACCCTTACCGCCGGCGCAGTCCCCCAGCCCGCTCCAACTGACGCGGATGCAATCGATCCGCGTCGGCTGATCACGTTCCTCTTCATGGTGTTCGGGATGTTCATGGCGATCCTGGACATCCAGATCGTCTCGGCATCCCTCACCGAAATCCAGGCGGGACTTGCCGCCAGCAGTAATGAAATCTCCTGGGTGCAGACTGCCTATCTCATCGCCGAAGTGGTGATGATTCCGCTCTCCGGGCTTCTCTCGCGCGCCCTCGGCACGCGCTACCTGTTCACGATCTCGGCGGCGGGCTTCACGCTCGCGAGCCTGATGTGCGGTCTCTCCAGTTCGATCAACGAGATGATCTTCTGGCGCGCCGTGCAGGGCTTCATCGGCGGCGGGATGATCCCGACCGTGTTCGCGACCGCGTTCACGATCTTCCCGCGCTCCAAGCTCGGCATCATCTCGCCGTTGATCGGCATGGTGGCGACGCTGGCGCCGACGGTCGGCCCGACCATCGGCGGTTATCTGACCGATGCGCTCTCCTGGCACTGGCTGTTCTTCATCAACATCATCCCCGGCATCGTGGTCGCGGCCGCGGCTTTCTTGCTGATCGACTTCGACAAGCCGGACACCAGGCTGTTTCAGAATTTCGACTGGGTTGGTCTCTTGTCGATGGCCGGCTTCCTTGGCGCACTCGAATACGTGCTCGAAGAGGGGCCGCGCAACGACTGGTTTGGCGACGACAGTATCCTGCTGATGGCCTGGGTGTCGGGCCTGTCCGCGCTGCTGTTCTTCTACCGCGCCTTCACGGCGCGTCAGCCGATCGTCGATCTCTCCGCCTTCACGGACCGCAACTTTGCGCTCGGCAGCCTGTTCTCGTTCGTGCTCGGCATCGGGCTCTATGGCCTCACGCTGCTCTATCCGCTCTATCTCGGTCAGATCCGCGGCTACGACGCGCTGATGATCGGCGAGACCATGTTCGTATCGGGCCTCGCCATGTTCCTGACCGCGCCCTTTGCCGGACGGATGACCGGCAAGGTCGATCCGCGCTTCATGCTGATGGCCGGATTCGCGTTCTTTGCGCTCGGCACATACTGGATGACGTATCTCACGCGCGACTGGGATTTCTGGGAACTGTTGTGGCCGCAGATCTTCCGCGGCATCGGGCTAATGCTGGCGATCGTTCCGATCAACAACGTCGCGCTCGGCACGCTCTCGCCCGACCGCGTCAAGAACGCTTCCGGCCTCTATAACCTGATGCGCAATCTCGGCGGCGCGGTCGGGCTCGCCTGGATCTACACGTTCCTCAACAACCGCACCGACCTGCACATTGCGCGCCTGCACGAGAACTTCACGTTCGCGCGGCCCATGGCGGTCGAGGCGCTCAACAACATGGCGGCGCGTCTCGGCCAGTTCGGAAGCGATGCGCAGGCGATGGCGGTGAAGCAAATGACGCAGGTCGTTCACCGGCAGGGCGCCGTCATGGCCTATGCCGACGTGTTCCTCGCGCTCACCGTGCTCGCCGTGCTCGCCGTGCTGGCGGTGCTGGTGAGGAAACCCGCGGCAGTGGTTGGCGGAGGCCACTAA
- a CDS encoding HlyD family secretion protein: MFRDRDSSEGLAVTTGRPAWQKKEGADSPAAPAPVVQTPDTAKPGGPVAVRESAQEPQPKRRLNRKALAVAGLLAVLGVGGWYGHYWWTAGRYLVSTDDAYVGAKNTTLAAKVSGYVDAVLVEDNAHVRAGDVIAKIDDGDYRLAVDSARGKVMTQQAAIARIGKQVEAQQAAIDQARAQFASAQAGSARAEADYARQQQLAARDYASKQALDAALAARDQSKASVQGAQAAIEAAQANEAVLKAQQEEAARTLKELQTALDKAERDLSFTVIKAPMDGAIGNRAMQVGDYVQPGQRLASLVPLDAVYVDANFKETQLAGVKPGQPVQISVDAFSSKKIDGTVVSVAPASGSVFSLLPPDNATGNFTKIVQRVPVRIQVPAELAEQGVLRPGMSVVVNVDTKPGAIAAPIRTAASRVR; this comes from the coding sequence ATGTTCCGCGACCGCGATTCATCCGAAGGGCTGGCCGTTACCACGGGCCGGCCGGCTTGGCAGAAGAAAGAAGGGGCGGACTCCCCCGCCGCACCCGCTCCGGTGGTTCAGACGCCGGACACTGCCAAGCCGGGCGGCCCGGTCGCGGTTCGTGAGAGCGCCCAGGAGCCACAGCCCAAAAGGCGGCTGAACCGCAAGGCTCTGGCGGTCGCGGGTCTGCTGGCGGTGCTGGGCGTGGGCGGCTGGTACGGCCACTACTGGTGGACTGCCGGCCGCTATCTCGTCTCGACCGACGATGCCTATGTGGGCGCGAAGAACACGACGCTTGCCGCGAAGGTGTCCGGCTATGTCGATGCGGTGCTGGTCGAGGACAATGCGCATGTGCGTGCCGGTGACGTGATCGCCAAGATCGACGACGGCGACTATCGCCTCGCGGTCGACTCGGCGCGCGGCAAGGTGATGACGCAGCAGGCGGCCATCGCGCGCATCGGCAAGCAGGTCGAGGCGCAGCAAGCCGCGATCGATCAGGCCAGGGCACAGTTTGCCTCCGCGCAGGCGGGCTCGGCGCGCGCCGAAGCCGACTACGCGCGCCAGCAGCAGCTTGCGGCGCGTGACTACGCCAGCAAGCAGGCGCTCGATGCCGCGCTCGCCGCGCGGGACCAGAGCAAGGCCTCGGTGCAGGGCGCGCAGGCCGCGATCGAAGCCGCGCAAGCCAACGAGGCTGTGCTGAAGGCGCAGCAGGAAGAAGCAGCACGCACGCTGAAGGAATTGCAGACCGCGCTCGACAAGGCCGAACGCGACCTCTCGTTCACCGTCATCAAGGCGCCGATGGATGGTGCGATCGGTAATCGCGCGATGCAGGTCGGCGACTATGTGCAGCCCGGCCAGCGGCTCGCGAGCCTGGTGCCGCTCGATGCGGTTTACGTCGACGCGAACTTCAAGGAGACACAGCTCGCCGGGGTGAAGCCCGGCCAGCCGGTGCAGATCTCGGTCGATGCGTTCAGCAGCAAGAAGATCGACGGCACGGTGGTGAGCGTCGCGCCGGCCTCCGGCTCGGTGTTCTCATTGCTCCCGCCCGACAACGCGACCGGCAACTTCACCAAGATCGTGCAGCGCGTGCCGGTGCGCATTCAGGTGCCGGCCGAACTCGCCGAGCAGGGCGTTCTGCGCCCCGGCATGTCGGTTGTCGTCAACGTCGACACCAAGCCCGGCGCAATCGCGGCGCCGATCCGCACCGCGGCAAGCCGCGTGCGCTAA
- a CDS encoding TetR/AcrR family transcriptional regulator, producing MTATLIVPFAAPGDASDSAKRRQIIEGARAVFLSQGFDAASMNDIARRAGVSKGTLYVYFRNKEELFEAIAEQECSMQAERVFQLDKANHDVGAVLTRLGTDFATFMCNRSTSAVRTVIAIADRMPEVGRQFYESGPAVGIAKLAGYLQAQVDAGVLDIPDCEIVAGQFLEACLSGTFKPVLFNFAPPPPAERIAYVVGIAVRAFMKAYGKG from the coding sequence ATGACCGCCACACTGATCGTTCCATTCGCCGCCCCGGGCGATGCATCCGACAGCGCGAAGCGGCGCCAGATCATCGAAGGCGCGCGCGCGGTGTTTCTGTCGCAGGGCTTCGACGCGGCGAGCATGAATGACATCGCCCGCAGGGCCGGCGTCTCGAAGGGGACGCTCTACGTCTACTTCCGCAACAAGGAAGAACTGTTTGAGGCGATTGCCGAGCAAGAGTGCAGCATGCAGGCCGAGCGCGTCTTCCAGCTCGACAAGGCCAATCACGATGTCGGCGCGGTGCTGACGAGGCTCGGCACCGACTTCGCGACCTTCATGTGCAATCGCTCGACGTCGGCGGTCCGCACCGTGATCGCGATCGCGGATCGCATGCCGGAGGTCGGCCGCCAGTTCTACGAGTCCGGCCCCGCGGTCGGCATTGCGAAGCTCGCAGGCTATTTGCAGGCGCAGGTCGACGCGGGTGTCCTCGACATTCCTGACTGTGAAATTGTCGCGGGCCAGTTCCTCGAGGCGTGCCTCTCCGGAACGTTCAAGCCGGTGCTGTTCAACTTCGCGCCCCCTCCCCCGGCGGAGCGGATCGCCTACGTGGTTGGCATCGCGGTGCGCGCCTTCATGAAGGCGTACGGGAAGGGATGA
- a CDS encoding OsmC family protein, whose amino-acid sequence MAAIKRNASAHWSGTGKEGKGTITTQSGVLSNTPYSFSRRFGDERGTNPEELIAAAHASCFTMALAFQLTGAGKPAESLDTSAVVSIEQVEGGFKISSSALTLKAKVPGLSKDEFTKLAEAAKANCPVSKVLNAAITLDAALE is encoded by the coding sequence ATGGCTGCCATCAAGCGCAACGCATCCGCTCACTGGAGCGGCACCGGCAAGGAAGGCAAGGGCACGATCACGACGCAGAGCGGCGTGTTGTCCAATACGCCCTATTCGTTTTCGCGCCGCTTCGGCGACGAGAGGGGCACCAATCCGGAAGAGCTGATTGCTGCCGCTCATGCGAGCTGCTTCACCATGGCGCTGGCGTTCCAGTTGACCGGCGCCGGCAAGCCGGCCGAAAGCCTCGACACCAGCGCGGTCGTTTCGATCGAGCAGGTCGAAGGCGGGTTCAAGATTTCATCGAGCGCGCTGACGCTCAAGGCCAAGGTGCCGGGCTTGTCCAAGGACGAATTCACGAAGCTCGCCGAGGCCGCAAAGGCGAACTGCCCGGTGTCGAAGGTGCTCAATGCGGCGATCACGCTGGATGCGGCGCTGGAGTAG
- a CDS encoding competence/damage-inducible protein A: protein MTSIVTAAILVIGDEILSGRTKDKNIGYIAEYLTNIGIDLKEVRVVPDEEDEIVDALNALRNRYTYVFTTGGIGPTHDDITADSVAKAFGLPIDVDPRARAIMEENYKTRGIEMNEARLRMARMPAGSDLLRANQGPPGFKIGNVFVMAGVPSIMQVMLDSAAPMLTTGAKMLSESIRGDVREGDIGTELGEIAKLHPDTAIGSYPFFDEKTGPNTNIVIRSRDAAKLTAARAEVETMLTRVRAALKVTV, encoded by the coding sequence ATGACCTCGATCGTCACCGCCGCCATTCTCGTCATCGGCGATGAGATCCTGTCCGGACGCACCAAGGACAAGAACATCGGCTATATCGCCGAGTATCTCACCAATATCGGTATCGACCTGAAGGAAGTGCGCGTCGTTCCCGACGAGGAAGACGAGATCGTCGACGCGCTGAATGCGCTGCGCAACCGCTACACCTATGTATTCACGACCGGCGGGATCGGCCCGACGCATGACGACATCACGGCGGACTCGGTCGCGAAGGCGTTTGGCTTGCCGATCGACGTAGACCCGCGCGCCCGAGCCATCATGGAGGAGAACTACAAGACGCGCGGCATCGAGATGAACGAGGCGCGCCTGCGCATGGCGCGGATGCCGGCCGGCTCCGATCTCTTAAGGGCCAATCAAGGCCCACCCGGCTTCAAGATCGGCAATGTGTTCGTGATGGCGGGTGTGCCGTCCATCATGCAGGTCATGCTCGACTCCGCGGCGCCGATGCTCACGACCGGCGCGAAGATGCTGTCGGAGTCGATCCGCGGCGACGTGCGCGAGGGAGACATCGGCACCGAGCTTGGCGAGATCGCCAAGCTCCACCCCGACACAGCGATCGGCAGCTATCCGTTCTTCGACGAGAAGACGGGGCCGAATACCAATATCGTGATCCGCTCGCGGGACGCCGCGAAGCTCACCGCCGCAAGGGCCGAGGTCGAGACAATGCTCACTCGCGTGCGTGCCGCGTTGAAGGTCACCGTGTGA
- a CDS encoding feruloyl-CoA synthase gives MNEVHATAAPYRAINFSPARVTRTTDADGTIRLSCVAALARYEPSLAQLFRRSVEAQPARTFLQERAGDQWRKLTYEEARPTVDALAAALIERGLSAERPVMVLSANSIEHALLKLACFTAGVPVAPVSVAYSLQSQDFAKLKFIAELLNPGLIYVADTGPFAKALAALNLANTEIVASRNGANLDTVTSFDDLARTARGATVEKAVAATGADTIAKILFTSGSTGLPKGVVNTHGMLTANQQQLLQCWPFLAERPLTLVDWLPWNHTFGGNHNFNMTLRHAGTLVIDGGRPLPSMVGETVRNLTEISPTMYFSVPAGYAALLPHLERDDNLARAFFKNLQLIFYAAAALPQDLWDRLEALSIRTIGQRVPMSSSWGTTETAPLATAAHYRLDRAGNIGVPIPGTELKLVPTGSKLEIRVRGPNVTPGYWKRPDLTAAACDAEGFYMPGDAVRFADKDDASGGLIFDGRLAEDFKLMTGTWVQAGALRVGALAACSPVLQDAAVAGANQEFVGLLCWLNTQSCQTLIGDGAPSTLPELAQHPAVREHVRKGLARWNALHPASSERIARAILLRDAPSMDANEITDKGYINQRLALERRAADAERLFAAKPDSEMIVV, from the coding sequence ATGAACGAGGTGCACGCCACCGCTGCCCCGTATCGGGCGATCAACTTTTCGCCGGCGCGGGTGACGCGCACGACGGATGCGGACGGCACAATTCGCCTGTCTTGCGTGGCGGCGCTCGCCCGCTACGAGCCGAGCCTCGCGCAGCTGTTCCGAAGAAGCGTCGAGGCTCAGCCGGCGCGGACGTTCCTGCAGGAACGCGCTGGCGATCAATGGCGCAAGCTCACCTATGAAGAGGCACGGCCGACCGTCGACGCGCTCGCGGCGGCGCTGATCGAGCGCGGGCTCTCGGCCGAGCGGCCGGTCATGGTCCTGTCGGCCAACTCGATCGAGCACGCCCTGCTGAAACTCGCATGCTTCACCGCCGGCGTGCCGGTCGCTCCGGTGTCAGTCGCCTATTCGCTGCAAAGCCAGGACTTCGCGAAACTGAAGTTCATCGCCGAGTTGCTCAATCCAGGCCTGATCTATGTCGCGGACACGGGTCCCTTCGCCAAGGCGCTCGCGGCGCTCAACCTTGCCAACACCGAAATCGTGGCGAGCCGCAACGGCGCGAACCTCGACACCGTGACCTCGTTCGACGATCTCGCGCGCACAGCCCGCGGCGCGACGGTGGAAAAAGCTGTCGCCGCGACGGGCGCGGACACGATCGCGAAAATCCTGTTCACCTCCGGCTCGACCGGGCTGCCCAAGGGCGTCGTCAACACCCATGGCATGCTCACCGCGAACCAGCAGCAGCTGTTGCAGTGCTGGCCGTTCCTTGCCGAGCGGCCGTTGACGCTGGTCGACTGGTTGCCTTGGAATCACACCTTCGGCGGCAATCACAACTTCAACATGACGCTGCGCCACGCCGGCACGCTGGTGATCGACGGCGGGCGCCCGCTCCCCTCTATGGTCGGCGAAACGGTGCGCAACCTCACCGAAATTTCCCCGACGATGTATTTCAGCGTGCCGGCCGGCTATGCGGCGCTGCTGCCGCATCTCGAACGCGACGACAACCTCGCCCGCGCGTTCTTCAAGAACCTTCAGCTCATCTTCTATGCGGCCGCGGCGCTCCCGCAGGACCTCTGGGATCGCCTTGAAGCTCTCTCGATACGCACGATCGGTCAGCGTGTACCGATGTCGTCGTCATGGGGCACGACCGAGACCGCCCCGCTTGCGACCGCGGCACACTACCGGCTCGACCGCGCGGGCAATATCGGCGTTCCGATACCCGGGACCGAGCTCAAACTGGTGCCGACCGGAAGCAAGCTCGAAATCCGCGTCCGCGGGCCGAACGTCACGCCGGGCTACTGGAAACGCCCCGATCTCACGGCGGCCGCGTGCGACGCAGAGGGCTTCTATATGCCCGGCGACGCGGTGCGTTTCGCTGACAAGGACGACGCTTCGGGCGGCCTCATCTTCGACGGCCGCCTCGCGGAGGATTTCAAGCTGATGACGGGGACCTGGGTACAAGCCGGAGCACTGCGCGTCGGCGCGCTGGCGGCCTGTTCGCCGGTTCTCCAGGATGCGGCCGTCGCGGGCGCAAACCAGGAATTCGTCGGACTGCTTTGCTGGCTCAATACGCAGAGTTGTCAGACGCTGATCGGCGATGGCGCGCCGTCCACCCTGCCCGAACTGGCGCAGCATCCCGCGGTGCGCGAACACGTGCGCAAGGGTCTCGCGCGATGGAACGCCTTGCATCCCGCATCGTCGGAACGGATCGCACGCGCGATCCTGCTGCGCGACGCGCCGTCGATGGACGCGAACGAGATCACCGACAAAGGCTATATCAACCAGCGTCTCGCACTGGAGCGCCGCGCGGCCGATGCCGAGCGCCTGTTCGCCGCAAAGCCGGACTCAGAGATGATCGTCGTCTGA
- a CDS encoding response regulator has protein sequence MATHEFQQTKPIALIVEDDPIVRELAAALLEESDLRVVECEDAEEALATLCKHGEHIALVFADVRLPGLLDGVDLALRVKVLWPRITMLVTTGYPGDRVEALPDNVIYMPKPWLPLDVLRQAEQACNRVRERRAVA, from the coding sequence ATGGCGACACACGAGTTCCAGCAAACGAAACCGATCGCGCTGATCGTCGAGGACGATCCGATCGTGCGTGAGCTTGCCGCTGCGCTGCTCGAGGAATCCGACCTTCGCGTTGTCGAATGCGAGGATGCCGAGGAGGCGCTCGCGACGCTGTGCAAGCACGGCGAACACATCGCGCTGGTCTTTGCCGATGTTCGCCTGCCCGGCCTGCTCGATGGGGTCGATCTGGCGTTGCGCGTGAAAGTGTTGTGGCCGCGGATCACCATGCTGGTCACCACGGGCTATCCGGGCGATCGGGTAGAGGCGCTCCCCGACAACGTCATCTACATGCCAAAGCCCTGGCTGCCGCTGGATGTGCTCCGGCAAGCGGAGCAGGCCTGCAATCGCGTACGCGAGCGGCGCGCGGTCGCATAG
- a CDS encoding circularly permuted type 2 ATP-grasp protein, producing the protein MSAAFDEMNGVDGLTRPAYEELAGWLGQVSPEILQHRRREAELLFRRIGITFAVYGESESTERLIPFDVVPRILAAREWDTVKRGLEQRTRAINLYIKDIYSTREVLRAGIVPEDLIFQNPVFRPEMNGQRVPHDIYVFIAGIDIVRVDSDTFYVLEDNARTPSGVSYMLENREIMLRLFPDLFARHRVAPVENYPDELLATLKSAAPVTAAAEPTVVLLTPGIYNSAYYEHSFLADKLGIDLVEGRDLIVKGEVVYMRTTEGLKRVDVIYRRLDDDFLDPLSFRPDSALGVPGLMSAYIAGNVTLANAVGTGVADDKAVYSYMPEIVKFYLGEEPILKNVPTWRCREPEHLSYVLDNLTELVVKEVHGSGGYGMLIGPKADKMTIEAFREKLKRDPRGFIAQPTLALSTVPTLVEEGLAPRHVDLRPFVLTGRDRIRIVPGGLTRVALKAGSLVVNSSQGGGTKDTWVLDN; encoded by the coding sequence ATGTCGGCCGCATTTGACGAAATGAACGGCGTGGACGGCCTCACCCGCCCCGCCTACGAGGAATTGGCCGGCTGGCTCGGACAGGTTTCCCCCGAAATTCTGCAGCATCGGCGCCGCGAGGCGGAACTCCTGTTCCGGCGCATCGGAATCACCTTCGCGGTGTACGGCGAGTCGGAATCGACCGAGCGGCTGATTCCCTTCGATGTCGTGCCGCGCATCCTCGCAGCCAGAGAATGGGACACGGTGAAGCGCGGCCTCGAACAGCGCACCCGAGCCATCAATCTCTACATCAAGGACATCTATTCGACGCGCGAGGTGCTGCGCGCCGGGATCGTGCCGGAGGATCTCATCTTCCAGAATCCCGTGTTCCGGCCGGAGATGAACGGCCAGCGCGTGCCGCACGACATCTACGTGTTCATCGCCGGCATCGACATCGTGCGGGTGGATTCGGACACGTTCTACGTGCTCGAGGACAATGCGCGCACGCCCTCCGGCGTCTCCTATATGCTGGAGAACCGCGAGATCATGTTGCGGCTGTTCCCCGACCTGTTCGCGCGCCACCGCGTCGCGCCGGTGGAGAACTATCCGGATGAATTGCTCGCCACGCTGAAATCGGCGGCGCCGGTGACCGCCGCCGCCGAACCGACCGTCGTGCTACTCACCCCCGGCATCTACAACTCGGCCTACTACGAACACTCGTTTCTGGCCGACAAGCTCGGCATCGATCTGGTTGAGGGGCGCGATCTCATCGTCAAGGGTGAGGTCGTCTACATGCGCACGACCGAAGGGCTAAAGCGCGTCGATGTGATCTACCGCCGCCTCGACGACGACTTCCTCGATCCGCTCTCGTTCCGGCCCGACTCGGCGCTCGGCGTGCCCGGGCTGATGTCGGCCTACATCGCCGGCAATGTGACGCTCGCGAACGCGGTCGGCACCGGGGTGGCCGACGACAAGGCGGTCTACAGCTACATGCCGGAGATCGTAAAATTCTATCTGGGCGAGGAACCAATCCTCAAGAACGTGCCGACCTGGCGATGCCGCGAGCCCGAGCATCTTTCCTACGTGCTCGACAACCTCACCGAGCTGGTGGTGAAGGAGGTGCACGGCTCGGGCGGCTACGGCATGCTGATCGGCCCAAAGGCCGACAAGATGACGATCGAGGCCTTCCGCGAAAAATTGAAGCGCGATCCTCGCGGCTTCATCGCGCAGCCGACACTTGCGCTCTCCACCGTGCCGACACTCGTCGAGGAAGGCCTCGCGCCGCGCCACGTCGATCTGCGGCCCTTCGTGCTCACCGGGCGCGACCGCATTCGCATCGTGCCGGGCGGGCTCACGCGCGTTGCGCTGAAGGCCGGCTCGCTGGTCGTCAACTCCAGCCAGGGCGGCGGCACCAAGGATACCTGGGTGCTGGACAACTAG
- a CDS encoding alpha-E domain-containing protein, translating into MLSRTADNMYWLARYVERAEYLSRILEATQRLTAVPTSEGLTTNEWETAVATAGCAGPFFSAHKEANEQTVTDFLAFSPDNPSSIRSCFEVARSNARSVRTALTMEMWDAINGTWLELQKLGAGPASREQFANFLRWVQESSLRFDGSAYRTMLRNDAYWFSRLGVFAERADNTARILDVKYHLLLPPQEHVGGPLDYFQWAAILRSVSALTAYHWVYRESLKPWLIADLLILNDQMPRSLASCYAHLVEHLDNIARAYGRQGPAQRHARQVRTRFENSRMDEIFKRGLHEFIGGFIADNNRLGSLITEQYLL; encoded by the coding sequence ATGCTCTCCCGCACCGCCGACAACATGTACTGGCTCGCGCGCTACGTGGAGCGCGCCGAATATCTCTCGCGCATCCTCGAAGCGACGCAGCGACTCACCGCAGTGCCCACATCGGAGGGCCTCACCACCAACGAGTGGGAAACCGCGGTCGCGACCGCGGGGTGCGCCGGCCCATTCTTCTCCGCCCACAAAGAGGCGAACGAGCAGACCGTCACGGATTTCCTGGCGTTCTCGCCGGACAACCCTTCCTCGATCCGCTCCTGCTTCGAGGTCGCGCGCTCGAACGCACGCTCAGTGCGCACGGCGCTGACGATGGAAATGTGGGACGCCATCAATGGCACCTGGCTGGAGTTGCAGAAGCTCGGCGCCGGCCCCGCCTCGCGCGAGCAGTTCGCCAATTTTCTGCGCTGGGTGCAGGAGAGCTCGCTGCGCTTCGACGGCTCGGCGTATCGCACGATGCTGCGCAACGACGCTTACTGGTTTTCGCGGCTCGGTGTGTTTGCCGAACGCGCCGACAACACGGCCCGCATCCTCGATGTGAAATATCACCTGCTGCTGCCGCCGCAGGAGCATGTCGGCGGGCCGCTCGACTACTTCCAGTGGGCGGCCATCCTGCGGTCGGTCTCGGCGCTCACCGCCTATCACTGGGTCTACCGCGAGAGCCTCAAACCCTGGCTGATCGCCGACCTGTTGATCCTCAACGACCAGATGCCGCGCTCGCTCGCGAGCTGCTATGCGCACCTCGTCGAGCATCTGGACAACATCGCGCGCGCCTATGGGCGACAGGGTCCGGCGCAGCGTCACGCCCGGCAGGTCCGCACGCGGTTTGAAAACAGCCGCATGGACGAGATCTTCAAACGCGGCCTGCACGAGTTCATCGGCGGATTCATCGCCGACAACAACCGCCTCGGCTCGCTGATCACCGAGCAGTATTTGCTCTAA